In Clostridium sp. 'White wine YQ', the DNA window ATATTGTTTCATTCGAAACCTAGTAACAATAAAAAAATCCCTGAGAAAATCCACCATATTAGGTGAATTTCCCAGGGGTTAATTTGACATACTTATTAACTTTTATAGACCTAAGATACCTAACCAATATCCAATGATACCTAAAGCGAATAATCCAAATATTAAAGTTATTGGACTTACTTTCTTCCTTAATAATCTCATACAAAGGAAAGTTAATCCTAATGCTAATAATCCAGGTAATAATGAATCTAAAACACTTTGTATTGTTGTAGTTACTTCTTTACCTTGAGCATTAGTTACAGTTGAAAGTACAAACGGAACTTTTATTGATGTCCATCTAGCAACTAATGCACCCATGATAAACAATCCAAGGATTGAAGCTCCTTCAGTTAATTTTTGAAGCTTGTTACCAGCTAAATCCTTAACAATATTAGCTCCAACTTTATATCCATAGAATTGAGTAGTCCATCTGAATCCTAAACGAATTACATTCCATAATACGAAGAATAATATCGGTCCTAATACACTGCCACCAGTTGCTATAGATGCTCCTAATGCTGCAAGAACAGGTCTTAGTGTTCCCCAGAATATTGGGTCACCAACTCCAGCTAAAGGTCCCATTAAACCAACCTTAACTCCATTGATAGCTCCATTGTCTATGTCAGCTCCATTAGCCCTTTGTTCTTCCATTGCACACGTAACTCCTAAGATAGGTGATGTTACATATGGATGAGTATTGAAGAATTCAAGATGTCTTTTTAAAGCCTCTACTTGTTCTTCTTTAGTTGTATATAATTTCTTAAGCACTGGATTCATTTCATATGCGTATCCTATAGCTTGCATTCTCTCAAAGTTCCAAGAACCTTGATGGAAGTTTGAACGAATGAATACACTTACTAAGTCTTTTCTTGTTAATTTTTTTTGTTCACTCATTGCTATTTCCTCCCCTTTCCTAATCTAATACGTCATCATCTAGATCATCAGATGCTGCGCCTGCTGAAGTTACTACACCATTATATTTTGGTGATAATTGTAGGTAAAGGATTGCTAATATAGTTCCTAATATACCTAAGGCAACTAGGTTGTAAGTTGAGAATGAAGCAACTACGAATCCTAAGAAGAACATAGGCATTAAGTGTTTTGCTCCCATCATGTTGATAACCATTGCGTATCCAACTACAACTATGAATCCACCAGCAACCTGAAGTCCTTTTGTAACAACGTCTGGAATAGCATTTAACATATTGTTAACTTGATCTGTTCCTGCAAACATTGCAACTATTAAAACTGGAATAGCTACACGAAGTGCTTGAATTACTAAACCACCTAAGTGACACATGTCTACACCTGTAAAGTTTGCTTGTTCAGCATACCTATCTGCTCTATGTTGTAATCCAACAGATAATGTTCTTGCAAATATAGTTAAAACCTGCCCTGCTGCTGCTAGAGGGATTGCTATTGCTATTCCTTCTGCAACTGTTTGATGCGAAACGATTACTAAGATAGTTGAAATACAGCTAGCAATTGCTGCATCTGGTGCCATTGCTGCTCCTATATTCATCCATCCTAAAGCCATAAGTTCTAAAGTACCACCTAATATAATACCTGTTTTGATATCTCCTAAAATAAGTCCTATAATTGTACATGATATTAAAGGTCTGTGTGTTTGGAATTCATCTAGTACTGATCCAATACCAGAAATAGATGCCCAAATTACAACTAGTATAACTTGTAATGCGTTCATTGTTTATTCCTCCCTTTTAAAAAGAATTTTATAATGGCAATTTATCTTTTAATAGAACCTTAGAGTCTGATGCAACAACTCTTATTTCTAATTCTATTCCTCTTTTGTTAAGTTCTTTGAATGCATTTTCATCTTGTTCGTTTACAGAAATAGTTCCTGTAACTTGTCTTTTACCTTCTTTAAATGACATTCCACCGATGTTGACTGATTCAATCTTAACTCCACCCTCAACTAACCTTAAAACGTCTGTAGGGTTCGTAAATAATAGTAATGCTTTAAAATCATTCTTTGGATTGTTATATACTCTAATAGCTTTTTCGATACTTAGTACGTGTGCTTTTATTCCTGGAGGCGCAACTTGCACTAATAAAGTACTCCTTAACTCATCCTTTGCAACCTCATCACTTACTACTATTATTTTTTCACAGTCAGAAACTTTTGACCAAACTGTAGCCACTTGACCGTGTATTAGTCTGTCATCAATTCTTGCTAATACAATTTTCATTTATAATACCTCCTCATCATCTAGGTCGTTATTTTTATTTATTGTAAGACCTTCCTTGAAAGCCTTAACAGCATCTTTACCTGCATTTTGTGCAGCTTTAACTACTTCTTCAAAATCAGACATCATTCTAGCTCCATATACTTCAAGTAGCATTGGTAGATTTACACCAGTAACTATATCCATCTTTTCATTCGATATAGCTAATGTACTTGCAGCATTAAATGGACTTCCTCCAAATAAATCTACTAGGAATAAAACACCCTTATTTGTATCTAACTTTTCAATAGCTTCATTATATTTTCTTATTAAATCTTCAGTGCCTTCACCTGGTACGAAGGTTACATATTCTACATTTTCTTGCTTACCAAATATCATTTCTGAGGATTTCACAACCTCTTCAGAAAATTTACCATGTGTTGCAACTATTACTGCTGTCATTTAAACTCCTCCTTTTATATTTCCGTTGTTTTTTATGACACTATATCTTATGTCAAGTACCATGCCAAAAAAAGTGTATAAATGAATGTAAGCCACTTCATTGATATTTTTTTATTTTTTGATACTTTTATTAATTTTATTCTGCATTTTTGATACACTTTACTCATTGTTTTGATACAGTATTAAACCTTTTTTTGATACTTTTGGGGAATTTTTTAGCAGTCCCTTGCCCTGATGAACATATATTTATTACTACTTTATCATCTTTTCCAACAGTATTTTCTTCCTCTAAATTCACTAATAGTATAGCCAAATATTCAATTTCTATTTTAGGAACTTTTACCTTAATTTTTTTTCAATCTTTAAAGTTATTTTTTCAGCTACTTCATATTCATCACTTTTTTCATTTATTACATATCCCATTCTTTCTAAATTCCTTAACGTTTTCAAACTTCATCCTCATAATTTCGCCATACAAACCCTACATATAACTAACAATCTTATGAATAAACTTTTATAATATTAAATTAGCCTATACCTTCAAATAATGCTGTATCAAAAAAAAAGTAAATCTTAAATATCTCTTTTAAGATTTACTTTCAATAATAACTATATATAGAATATCTTTTTAACCTCATTTTTTTTACATAACTTATTACATAAATACCCACAGTATAATAACTATTCTACTCATTATATTCATTCACTAATCTTTGAACAAGTTTCTTAATAACACTCGCCTGTGCTATTAGAGAAATAACTTGTAAAAATAACTTAATTCTTTCCTCATCTTTTTCTTCTAAATTTAAATCTTTTATAATTCCATCTAATTTAGAATCTTTTAGTAATGGTCCTGTAATCAACTCATTAAAACTTTCTTTTTGAATATCTGAGAAAATCTTATAGGCATCTTCCCAAGAAATAATATCATCTGTCCTTACATTTATTTCATTAAATGCTAACTTAAATACTTTTTTAATTTCTTCTGTAGTTAAAACTGGTCTCATATAGCTTAGTAGAACAAGCTGAGCTAAATGTACTTTTGTATATCCTCTTTTTTTACCATCTTCAGGTTTAGATATTACTTCACTTTTAACATAATTTTGTACTATATTGTTTGTATATTTATCCTCAGTAAATTTATCATTTAAGTAGTCTATAACCTGTGATAAAAACAAATCATACTTGGGGAACTCTTCATAGGAAACCATATTGTTTTTTGACATCTCCTGAGCTAATGACATCATATACTGATCATCATATTTGTTATTATTCATATAAACACCTCGATTTTATAATTATCTCCACTTTCAATTTTATTATATAGTAATGCTAAACCCTTTACAAGTTATCACATATTTTTTAATATTTTATTAATTCACTAACCTATTAGAAAATAGTACCTGAGAAGGTAATCCACATATTTTCACAGGTTATCAACATATATTGTGGATAAGTTTATAAAAAATGTGGATTTATTTTTATAAGTTTTAGAATTATCCACATTATCAACATTTTAGCTGTTATTAACTTGTTTATTATCTGTGGAATTCATGTGACTATTTCTTTCATATTATTACATACAAAATATTACCTTTAAATATTATAATATTCATAATATAACTACAACCTTTTTCATTTTAATCTTGATATTTATTTAAATTTTATTTTTTTAAAAACCAGTTTAATATTATGCTATTTATTGTCAATAATTTTTGATGAGTTATTACTAAATATTTTCATTTTTTCTCAAAACCTAAATTTAAAATATATCACATTAATTTTTATGTAAAAATATAATTTGGATTCATATTTATGATATTTCATGGACATAAATATAATAATTCGACAATGTTTTTCTTCTTGTTGTAAAATGGTTACATTTTTTTCGCCATCTCTTTACCACAGCACATTCAACGTTATATTCCATAGAAATCGCTCAACGTAGCCATTTAGCGACATTACTTTAATTATGACTTTTTTTCCTAATATCATTATTATTGACATTTTTTAGTAAAATACACTATTGACATTTCAATTAAATGGTATTATATTTATATTAGATGCTAATTAAGTAAGAAATTTGTAATTTGAGTGAATTTAATACAGAAA includes these proteins:
- a CDS encoding PTS mannose/fructose/sorbose transporter subunit IIC translates to MNALQVILVVIWASISGIGSVLDEFQTHRPLISCTIIGLILGDIKTGIILGGTLELMALGWMNIGAAMAPDAAIASCISTILVIVSHQTVAEGIAIAIPLAAAGQVLTIFARTLSVGLQHRADRYAEQANFTGVDMCHLGGLVIQALRVAIPVLIVAMFAGTDQVNNMLNAIPDVVTKGLQVAGGFIVVVGYAMVINMMGAKHLMPMFFLGFVVASFSTYNLVALGILGTILAILYLQLSPKYNGVVTSAGAASDDLDDDVLD
- a CDS encoding mannose/fructose/sorbose PTS transporter subunit IIB, with product MKIVLARIDDRLIHGQVATVWSKVSDCEKIIVVSDEVAKDELRSTLLVQVAPPGIKAHVLSIEKAIRVYNNPKNDFKALLLFTNPTDVLRLVEGGVKIESVNIGGMSFKEGKRQVTGTISVNEQDENAFKELNKRGIELEIRVVASDSKVLLKDKLPL
- a CDS encoding PTS system mannose/fructose/sorbose family transporter subunit IID, producing MSEQKKLTRKDLVSVFIRSNFHQGSWNFERMQAIGYAYEMNPVLKKLYTTKEEQVEALKRHLEFFNTHPYVTSPILGVTCAMEEQRANGADIDNGAINGVKVGLMGPLAGVGDPIFWGTLRPVLAALGASIATGGSVLGPILFFVLWNVIRLGFRWTTQFYGYKVGANIVKDLAGNKLQKLTEGASILGLFIMGALVARWTSIKVPFVLSTVTNAQGKEVTTTIQSVLDSLLPGLLALGLTFLCMRLLRKKVSPITLIFGLFALGIIGYWLGILGL
- a CDS encoding PTS sugar transporter subunit IIA, whose protein sequence is MTAVIVATHGKFSEEVVKSSEMIFGKQENVEYVTFVPGEGTEDLIRKYNEAIEKLDTNKGVLFLVDLFGGSPFNAASTLAISNEKMDIVTGVNLPMLLEVYGARMMSDFEEVVKAAQNAGKDAVKAFKEGLTINKNNDLDDEEVL
- a CDS encoding DUF1836 domain-containing protein, giving the protein MNNNKYDDQYMMSLAQEMSKNNMVSYEEFPKYDLFLSQVIDYLNDKFTEDKYTNNIVQNYVKSEVISKPEDGKKRGYTKVHLAQLVLLSYMRPVLTTEEIKKVFKLAFNEINVRTDDIISWEDAYKIFSDIQKESFNELITGPLLKDSKLDGIIKDLNLEEKDEERIKLFLQVISLIAQASVIKKLVQRLVNEYNE